The genomic DNA GGGTGCTGGAGTTGGTACTTATGTAGTTGGAGTTAATGCTGATACTTATAACCATAAAGACTATGATATTTTGAGTAATGCTAGTTGTACTACCAACTGCTTAGCTCCAGTAGTGAAAGTTTTAGATCAAACTTTTGGTATTAATAAAGGTCTGATGACTACAATTCACAGTTATACAGGTGATCAAAGAATTCTAGATAATAGTCATAGAGATTTAAGAAGAGCGAGGGCCGCTGCTACTAATATTGTTCCAACTTCTACAGGAGCTGCTAAAGCGGTTGCACTAGTTTACCCAGAAATGAAAGGCAAATTGACAGGAATTGCGATGAGGGTCCCTACACCTAACGTTTCAGCTGTGGATTTCGTTTTCGAATCTTCTAAATCTGTCACAAGCGAAGAAGTAAATAATGCTCTTAAGGAAGCATCTTTAGGTTCAATGAAGGGCATTATTAAGTATGGTGATGAACCTTTAGTATCAAGCGATTATGCAGGTACTAATGAATCATCAATTGTCGATAGTGATTTGACCATGTGTATAGGAGATAATCTTGTGAAGGTCTTAGCATGGTATGACAACGAGTGGGGTTATAGCCAGAGAGTTGTAGATTTAGCAGAGATTGTCGCTAAAAATTGGGAATAATTAAAAGTGTTTAAAAGGTGTATTTTTTAATAATTCATCTTTTTTATTATTTTTAAATTCTATTGATGGTTCACCATTAGCAAAATAGCCAATTT from Prochlorococcus marinus XMU1402 includes the following:
- the gap gene encoding type I glyceraldehyde-3-phosphate dehydrogenase produces the protein MTLRVAINGFGRIGRNFMRCWLSRGAYTNIEVVGINVTSDPKTNAHLLKYDSVLGQLDGVDIQYTDDTFVINNKTIKCFSDRNPLNLPWKEWGVDLVIESTGVFNTDVGASKHLEVGAKKVILTAPGKGAGVGTYVVGVNADTYNHKDYDILSNASCTTNCLAPVVKVLDQTFGINKGLMTTIHSYTGDQRILDNSHRDLRRARAAATNIVPTSTGAAKAVALVYPEMKGKLTGIAMRVPTPNVSAVDFVFESSKSVTSEEVNNALKEASLGSMKGIIKYGDEPLVSSDYAGTNESSIVDSDLTMCIGDNLVKVLAWYDNEWGYSQRVVDLAEIVAKNWE